One window from the genome of Hoplias malabaricus isolate fHopMal1 chromosome X2, fHopMal1.hap1, whole genome shotgun sequence encodes:
- the LOC136677057 gene encoding serine protease FAM111A-like, protein MNNKRKNPCIADYFQRKTKNIKVEGEQRQGEGTATQTTESTGHAFKFFYQKTEYQVTCSRSSTVLEALVSNSDFRQIHKKNKGKDIVIQRNDVLKAAISTEFPCFLIHKDELLEVKFIQPVTNSGNQKKPDNQDLQNRSAEDFIVFNVKTTGGEKIKRLMKNLELKKVVDNVCVYALKGEKVKRALKRDGRFSSVIFEKRCTLIEQTTNVHINMSNTVDHLDGNYFKIIVRGNQPDSQESSQELDMMGTGEEEYGEASSNSVRPQSETTDLLQDSDNVQQQQQQTAQSTTKETRSKSVPVRIKVKEIPDTDEILKLLRDQFQGLLEQVKERERLSKPAEVRKLFREEYDKKAQSFSEVRMLKKLMPLCDSVCVICVEGSAKGTGFLLFHRFILTNAHVIEDVVFPETLKLCQKVTVAFGFEDLDIGKEMKVKDEIVAGHKGKNNSGQHLDFALLELSDDEDPAVPELLKNYHPSPIHGGICIIGHPGGGIKKMDPCFIIEDIPAAYKRHLAENKDFVHIITQQCLGLSYCPSQISYNSCFFHGASGSPVFNEYCQLIGVHTGGYVYQRERGCRSVMEYALPMLPILVYIITQCRERNRSDVVELLKAQNNMKLVFEEADQQNQGNPKVV, encoded by the exons ATGAATAACAAGAGGAAAAATCCGTGCATTGCTGATTACTTTCAAAGGAAAACG AAAAatattaaggtggaaggggAGCAAAGACAGGGAGAGGGCACAGCTACGCAG ACAACTGAAAGCACTGGACATGCTTTCAAATTCTTTTATCAAAAAACAGAGTATCAAGTGACTTGTAGCAGATCTTCCACTGTGCTGGAGGCACTTGTCTCAAACTCAGATTTTAGACaaattcacaagaaaaacaaagggaAGGATATAGTGATCCAAAGAAATGATGTGCTAAAAGCAGCCATTTCCACAGAATTCCCCTGCTTCCTGATCCATAAAGATGAGCTTCTGGAGGTTAAATTTATTCAACCTGTAACGAATAGTGGCAATCAAAAGAAACCAGACAACCAAGACTTGCAGAACCGTAGCGCTGAAgatttcattgtttttaatgttaaaacaacGGGAGGCGAGAAAATTAAAAGGCTGATGAAGAACCTGGAACTGAAGAAAGTCGTGGACAATGTCTGTGTGTATGCTCTGAAAGGAGAAAAAGTGAAGCGGGCTCTGAAGCGCGATGGACGATTTTCCAGTGTGATTTTCGAGAAACGGTGCACACTTATAGAGCAGACAACTAATGTCCACATTAACATGTCAAACACTGTCGACCATCTGGATGGaaactattttaaaatcattgttaGGGGCAATCAGCCAGATAGCCAGGAGTCCAGTCAGGAACTTGACATGATGGGCACAGGTGAAGAAGAATATGGCGAAGCTTCCTCTAATTCCGTCAGGCCCCAATCAGAAACCACTGACCTGCTCCAGGACTCTGATAAtgttcaacaacaacaacaacaaactgcTCAGTCCACAACCAAAGAGACAAGATCAAAATCAGTCCCAGTAAGGATCAAAGTGAAGGAAATCCCAGACACAGATGAGATCCTGAAGCTTCTGCGAGATCAGTTTCAGGGTTTGTTGGAGCAGgtgaaagagcgagagagactcaGTAAACCTGCAGAGGTGAGAAAACTCTTCAGAGAAGAATATGATAAAAAAGCTCAAAGTTTCTCTGAGGTGAGGATGCTAAAGAAGTTGATGCCACTTTGTGACTCAGTCTGTGTAATCTGTGTAGAAGGTTCTGCCAAAGGGACTGGGTTTCTGCTGTTCCACCGGTTCATCCTCACTAATGCACATGTCATTGAAGATGTAGTGTTTCCAGAGACACTAAAGCTGTGCCAGAAAGTAACAGTTGCATTTGGCTTTGAGGACTTGGACATAGGAAAGGAAATGAAAGTGAAAGATGAAATTGTTGCTGGCCATAAAGGTAAGAACAACTCGGGACAACATCTGGACTTTGCTCTGCTGGAATTGAGTGATGATGAAGACCCTGCTGTTCCTGAATTGCTTAAAAACTACCATCCCTCTCCCATCCATGGTGGAATCTGCATAATTGGACATCCTGGGGGAGGAATCAAGAAAATGGATCCATGTTTCATCATTGAGGATATTCCTGCAGCATATAAAAGACACCTTGCTGAGAACAAGGACTTCGTTCACATCATAACCCAGCAGTGTCTGGGTCTTTCTTACTGTCCTTCTCAGATCAGTTATAATAGCTGTTTCTTCCATGGAGCCTCAGGATCTCCAGTCTTTAATGAGTACTGCCAGCTGATTGGTGTTCACACTGGTGGCTATGTTTACCAAAGAGAAAGAGGATGTAGGAGTGTGATGGAGTATGCTTTACCCATGTTACCCATCCTAGTGTACATCATCACACAGTGCAGAGAGAGGAACAGATCTGATGTTGTTGAGCTGCTCAAAGCTCAAAACAACATGAAATTGGTGTTTGAGGAAGCAGATCAACAGAACCAGGGAAATCCTAAGGTTGTTTAA
- the LOC136677096 gene encoding G-protein coupled receptor-associated protein LMBRD2B-like produces the protein MGAWILALDVCGCAALAFLLLSRYGDLAKQHRMVLLATLLAWSLCFIIVFTIPLDVSTTIYNQCVIDNYHVVNTTASHFNQTDKTTVFPTQSVSKVCEKPWSYIPSGILPVFWRVVYWTSQFLTWLLIPFMQSYARSGAFSISGKMKTALIENAIYYGTYLFIFCSLLIYVAVSPQWHLSWQDLRTIGITAANTWGLFLLVLLLGYGLVEIPRSYWLASCHGHLLAKTYFKAAKLMTEKTDAEENLEDVIEGVRAVSETIKYNHPLRKCVDTILKKCPVEYQEKLGRNMDDYEDFDDKKNPYPSKNSLVKLHKKVIYAVQRHNRTQVQWQILLDEAFHLEDVAKNETSSTHRFVHSFAASHPSSVFSKYIYTPTAEWFWECVCRRWCYRLFSLLLCVLSVAVVWSECTFFSTKPVLSLFAIFIQLAERQYNYLYIQVACFIIVIFLCYCVYSTVFRIRVFNYYYLAPHHQTDAYSLQFSGMLFCRLTPPLCLNFLGLIHMDSAISHEERQQTSYTSIMGSMKVLSFIADGFYIYYPMLIVLLCIATYFSLGTRCLNLLGFQQFMGESDMTSDLVDEGKELIRRERRKRQRSEDGENRQKEWREKYSSRSRNSYSELSSDHRRTQVQSSRGHSDQCELLQDVEPLDFNEDSQQEVDDRRYIGGRYLSTSASRTRIFDDV, from the exons ATGGGTGCATGGATTCTGGCGTTGGATGTGTGTGGATGTGCAGCTTTAGCGTTCCTGCTGCTGAGTCGCTATGGTGACCTGGCTAAGCAACATCGCATGGTCCTTCTAGCCACACTGCTAGCCTGGAGTCTATGCTTTATCATTGTCTTCACCATCCCTCTCGATGTCAGCACA ACAATCTATAACCAGTGTGTGATTGATAATTACCATGTGGTCAATACAACCGCAAGCCACTTCAATCAGACAGACAAGACAACAGTGTTTCCCACACAGAG TGTGTCTAAGGTGTGTGAGAAACCCTGGAGTTATATTCCGAGTGGAATTCTACCAGTGTTCTGGAGAGTGGTGTACTGGACCTCTCAGTTCCTCACATG GCTCCTGATCCCCTTCATGCAGTCATATGCTCGTTCTGGAGCATTCTCCATTTCTGGGAAGATGAAAACAGCTCTGATAGAAAACGCCATCTACTATGGCACATATCTGTTCATATTCTGCTCTCTGCTCATCTACGTCGCTGTCAGCCCTCAATGGCACCTCTCATG GCAAGACCTGCGAACCATCGGCATCACAGCGGCAAACACCTGGGGGTTGTTCCTGCTTGTGCTGTTGCTAGGATATGGGCTGGTGGAAATCCCACGCTCCTATTGGCTAGCATCCTGTCATGGACACCTGCTGGCAAAGACATACTTTAAAGCAGCCAAACTGATGACGGAGAAAACTGATGCAGAGGAAAATCTGGAGGATGTCATAGAG GGCGTTCGAGCTGTGAGTGAAACCATCAAATACAACCATCCCCTGAGGAAGTGCGTGGACACCATTTTGAAAAAG tgtcctGTGGAATATCAGGAGAAGTTGGGGAGAAACATGGATGATTATGAGGATTTTGATGATAAGAAGAACCCTTATCCCAGCAAGAACAGTCTGGTCAAACTCCATAAAAAG GTGATTTACGCTGTTCAGAGACACAACCGGACTCAAGTACAGTGGCAGATCCTATTAGATGAGGCTTTTCACCTGGAAGACGTTGCTAAAAACGAAACAAGTTCTACCCACCGGTTTGTCCACAGCTTTGCTGCATCTCACCCTTCGAGTGTCTTcagtaaatacatttacacTCCCACTGCAG AGTGGTTTTGGGAGTGTGTATGTCGGAGGTGGTGTTACCGCCTGTTTTCTCTGCTGCTGTGCGTGTTGTCTGTAGCCGTGGTGTGGTCCGAATGTACGTTCTTCAGCACTAagccagttctctctctcttcgccataTTCATCCAGCTCGCAGAGAGACAGTACAACTACCTCTACatacag GTGGCATGTTTTATCATCGTAATCTTCCTGTGTTACTGCGTGTACTCCACTGTGTTCCGGATCAGGGTTTTTAACTATTATTACCTTGCTCCACATCATCAAACAGATGCTTACAGCCTACAATTCAGTGGCAT GTTATTCTGCCGTTTGACTCCACCTCTTTGTTTGAATTTTCTGGGTTTGATTCATATGGACTCCGCCATCTCCCACGAGGAGAGACAGCAAACAAGCTACACATCA ATTATGGGCTCTATGAAggttctgtcattcattgctgATGGGTTTTATATCTACTACCCGATGCTGATAGTGCTGCTCTGTATTGCCACCTACTTCAG CTTAGGAACGAGATGTCTGAATCTGCTAGGTTTTCAACAGTTTATGGGAGAGAGTGATATGACGTCTGATCTTGTGGATGAAGGAAAAGAACTCATCCGTAGAG aaaggaggaagagacagagGAGTGAAGATGGAGAGAACAGGCAGAAG GAGTGGAGAGAGAAGTATTCATCTCGGAGCCGAAACTCGTATTCTGAACTCAGTTCTGACCACAGAAGAACACAGG ttcagtccagtagggggcatAGTGATCAGTGTGAGCTGCTGCAGGATGTGGAGCCACTGGACTTTAATGAAGACAGTCAACAGGAAGTGGACGACAGGAG ATATATTGGTGGACGTTATTTGTCCACATCAGCATCGCGGACTCGAATCTTCGATgatgtgtga